A genome region from Microbacterium profundi includes the following:
- a CDS encoding Rv3235 family protein, whose protein sequence is MTLHEYFAPQPTPAADLPNPTQLLRSLTQGVLEVFAGVREIDQLARWFSEEAFRKLGARANLSARARSARGVPPVRPVFEVLSIRETVPADGVVEAVVVVAGPGRTRAVAIRLEGLDRRWRATSFAVL, encoded by the coding sequence ATGACGCTTCACGAGTACTTCGCCCCGCAGCCGACTCCGGCAGCAGATCTGCCGAATCCCACGCAGCTGCTGCGCAGTCTCACTCAGGGCGTGCTCGAGGTCTTCGCCGGCGTACGTGAGATCGATCAGCTCGCACGATGGTTCAGTGAAGAGGCGTTCCGAAAGCTCGGTGCCAGGGCGAACCTCTCCGCACGGGCTCGCAGCGCACGCGGAGTCCCTCCTGTCCGGCCCGTGTTCGAAGTGCTCTCCATCCGAGAGACCGTGCCCGCCGACGGGGTGGTGGAGGCCGTCGTCGTCGTTGCGGGACCAGGGCGCACGAGGGCTGTGGCGATCCGGCTGGAAGGTCTTGACCGCCGCTGGCGCGCCACATCGTTCGCCGTGCTCTGA
- a CDS encoding helix-turn-helix domain-containing protein: MADSPASAPRFLAPAQVAELLAIDVDEVVALVISGRLRGAQLGAPARWRVAEDSIAEYLAEQTEEARRMALWRQADAASFPEVWGTQRPTR; the protein is encoded by the coding sequence ATGGCCGATTCGCCCGCATCAGCTCCTCGCTTCCTCGCGCCCGCGCAGGTCGCCGAGCTCCTCGCGATCGACGTCGATGAGGTCGTCGCACTCGTGATCAGCGGCAGGCTGCGCGGCGCGCAGCTGGGCGCGCCCGCGCGCTGGCGGGTGGCAGAGGACAGCATCGCCGAGTACCTGGCGGAGCAGACCGAAGAGGCACGGCGCATGGCGCTGTGGCGTCAGGCAGATGCGGCGAGTTTCCCAGAGGTCTGGGGCACGCAGCGCCCCACGCGCTGA
- a CDS encoding SAF domain-containing protein: MTTQPRARRAFWGDIRFLIGIALVILSVAGVWLIVSSARQTTPVLQADRTIAQGEALVSDDFRVVEVSLGTVVDGYLAPQDLEPGMIAARTLAAGELLPVTAASDAQSGRTTSIVIESSVGIPESVVVGTPVELWYAPLVAESDEFDAPRILVADVVVASIPDTDGMLAQRTAMLEIVIDRSDVADVLAAITGGGALSVVPLGYAS, encoded by the coding sequence ATGACGACCCAACCACGCGCACGGCGTGCCTTCTGGGGTGACATCCGTTTCCTGATCGGCATCGCCCTGGTGATCCTCTCCGTCGCCGGTGTCTGGCTGATCGTGTCATCGGCACGCCAGACGACGCCGGTGCTGCAGGCGGATCGGACGATCGCGCAGGGCGAGGCTCTCGTATCCGACGACTTCCGCGTCGTGGAGGTGAGCCTCGGCACCGTCGTCGACGGATACCTCGCGCCTCAGGATCTCGAGCCGGGCATGATCGCGGCCCGAACTCTCGCGGCCGGGGAACTGCTGCCGGTGACCGCTGCCTCCGATGCCCAGTCCGGCCGCACGACGAGCATCGTCATCGAAAGCAGCGTCGGCATACCCGAGAGCGTCGTGGTCGGAACACCGGTCGAGCTCTGGTACGCACCGCTGGTGGCGGAGTCCGACGAGTTCGACGCTCCGCGCATTCTCGTCGCCGACGTCGTGGTCGCCTCGATTCCCGACACCGACGGCATGCTCGCACAGCGCACCGCGATGCTCGAGATCGTGATCGATCGATCCGATGTGGCCGACGTCCTCGCTGCGATCACCGGCGGTGGCGCGCTGTCCGTGGTGCCGCTGGGGTACGCCTCGTGA
- a CDS encoding AAA family ATPase, which translates to MTSVLIALDEPKATAIGADLERDGIRVIGILPPAELTVSLLSESDAVILPATRSALTSELVQACDRSGVRIITLGTGDSRLLGRYGLPEALPEDADAWQIADALADETPITTTPQTPSNRRVIAVWGPHGAPGRSTVAIQLAVEMMRSGGSCALVDADTVAPSLALLLGLGDDAPGIAAACRRAELGGLDAAELARLATRVETSAGGLEVLGGLNRPSRWPELAAGRLRTTLQVCREWADVTIVDVSAAFDADEEITDDLAGPRRNAATTTVLREADVVVAVTAADPLSVSRFLRDHAELRRLIGPTAHVAVVANQVRPGPLGIDARGQIRGALERFAGITDVSFLPLDQRAADAALLHARPMADITPRSALVAAIRRLVETLEPVRPTGSKVTAGSRRGSSRVARWLRPERGALAASPLGSGRELAS; encoded by the coding sequence GTGACCTCGGTGCTGATCGCTCTCGACGAGCCGAAGGCAACAGCGATCGGCGCGGATCTCGAACGCGACGGCATCCGGGTCATCGGCATCCTTCCGCCTGCCGAGCTCACTGTCTCGCTGCTGAGCGAGTCGGATGCCGTGATCCTCCCCGCCACGCGATCAGCGCTGACCAGTGAGCTGGTGCAGGCCTGCGATCGGAGCGGGGTGCGCATCATCACTCTGGGAACGGGCGACTCGCGACTGCTCGGCCGCTACGGGCTTCCGGAAGCCCTCCCCGAGGATGCCGACGCGTGGCAGATCGCAGACGCCCTCGCCGACGAGACCCCGATCACCACGACGCCTCAGACGCCGTCGAACCGGCGAGTGATCGCTGTCTGGGGGCCGCACGGCGCACCGGGACGCTCCACCGTCGCGATCCAGTTGGCCGTGGAGATGATGCGATCCGGCGGGTCCTGTGCGCTCGTCGACGCGGACACGGTCGCACCGTCACTCGCCCTGCTGCTCGGACTCGGCGACGATGCACCGGGGATCGCAGCAGCCTGCCGACGCGCGGAACTCGGCGGCCTCGATGCCGCAGAGCTCGCTCGCCTCGCCACGCGAGTCGAGACGAGTGCAGGGGGCCTGGAGGTCCTCGGCGGACTCAATCGTCCCTCCCGCTGGCCGGAACTCGCTGCCGGACGGCTGCGGACGACCCTTCAGGTGTGCCGGGAGTGGGCGGACGTCACGATCGTCGACGTCTCGGCTGCCTTCGACGCCGACGAGGAGATCACCGACGATCTCGCCGGCCCGAGGCGCAATGCCGCCACCACGACCGTGCTGCGCGAAGCGGACGTCGTGGTGGCCGTCACTGCGGCCGACCCGCTTTCGGTGTCGCGGTTCCTTCGCGATCATGCCGAGCTGCGCAGACTCATCGGCCCGACCGCTCACGTCGCCGTCGTCGCGAATCAGGTGCGCCCCGGTCCGCTGGGGATCGACGCCCGTGGTCAGATCCGAGGCGCGCTGGAAAGGTTCGCCGGCATCACCGACGTCTCCTTCCTGCCCCTCGATCAGCGCGCGGCGGACGCCGCCCTGCTGCATGCGCGGCCGATGGCGGACATCACTCCGCGCTCCGCGCTGGTGGCAGCGATAAGGCGTCTCGTCGAGACGCTCGAGCCGGTCCGGCCGACCGGCTCGAAGGTCACTGCCGGTAGTCGGCGAGGAAGTTCCCGAGTCGCTCGATGGCTTCGCCCAGAACGCGGGGCTCTGGCAGCGTCACCACTCGGAAGTGGTCGGGAGTTGGCCAGTTGA
- a CDS encoding pyridoxal phosphate-dependent aminotransferase → MTPPRHFDQSSKLKNVLYEIRGKALVEAARLEAEGHNVLKLNTGNPAIFGFEAPHQIVHDMLAALPTAHGYSDSRGIISARRAVVSRYEQIEGFPSFGPDDVYLGNGVSELITMTMQALLDQGDEVLIPAPDYPLWTAMTSLAGGTPVHYICDELSGWEPDLEDIRSKVTPATKAIVIINPNNPTGAVYSRAVLEGLVQIARENELLILSDEIYDRILFDDAVHIPTATLAPDLLCLTFNGLSKTYRVAGFRSGWMVITGPQDHANGFLEGITLLASTRLCPNVPAQHAVQAALSGVQSIDALISSSGRLHEQRDVAWEGLESIPGVSCVKPLGALYAFPRLDPNVHEIRDDSKFVYDLLVAEHILLVQGTGFNWPTPDHFRVVTLPEPRVLGEAIERLGNFLADYRQ, encoded by the coding sequence ATGACCCCTCCACGCCACTTCGACCAGTCGTCGAAGCTCAAGAACGTCCTGTACGAGATTCGCGGCAAAGCGCTCGTAGAGGCGGCGCGGCTGGAGGCCGAGGGCCACAACGTCCTCAAACTCAACACGGGCAATCCGGCGATCTTCGGATTCGAGGCGCCGCATCAGATCGTGCACGACATGCTCGCGGCGCTGCCGACAGCGCACGGTTACAGTGACAGCCGAGGCATCATCTCCGCGCGTCGCGCCGTGGTGAGCCGATACGAGCAGATCGAGGGTTTCCCGTCGTTCGGTCCCGACGACGTCTATCTCGGCAACGGCGTCTCCGAGCTCATCACCATGACGATGCAGGCGCTCCTCGACCAGGGCGACGAAGTGCTGATCCCCGCCCCGGACTACCCGCTGTGGACCGCGATGACGAGCCTCGCCGGCGGAACCCCGGTGCACTACATCTGCGACGAGCTCAGTGGTTGGGAACCGGATCTGGAAGACATCCGTTCCAAGGTCACGCCCGCCACGAAGGCGATCGTCATCATCAATCCCAACAACCCGACCGGCGCCGTGTATTCGCGAGCGGTACTCGAGGGCCTCGTTCAGATCGCTCGCGAGAACGAGCTGCTGATCCTCTCGGACGAGATCTACGACCGGATCCTGTTCGACGATGCCGTGCACATCCCCACCGCAACGCTCGCCCCCGACCTGCTGTGCCTGACGTTCAATGGCCTGTCCAAGACGTACCGGGTGGCGGGGTTCCGTTCCGGCTGGATGGTCATCACAGGGCCGCAGGATCACGCGAACGGGTTCCTCGAGGGAATCACGCTGCTCGCATCGACCCGCCTCTGCCCGAATGTCCCCGCGCAGCACGCGGTGCAGGCCGCGCTCAGCGGAGTGCAGTCCATCGACGCTCTGATCTCATCGAGCGGCCGGCTGCACGAACAGCGCGACGTCGCGTGGGAGGGTCTGGAGTCGATCCCCGGGGTCTCATGTGTGAAGCCGCTCGGCGCGCTGTACGCCTTCCCGCGGCTGGACCCGAACGTGCACGAGATCCGCGACGACAGCAAGTTCGTCTACGACCTGCTCGTCGCCGAACACATCCTCCTCGTGCAGGGGACCGGGTTCAACTGGCCAACTCCCGACCACTTCCGAGTGGTGACGCTGCCAGAGCCCCGCGTTCTGGGCGAAGCCATCGAGCGACTCGGGAACTTCCTCGCCGACTACCGGCAGTGA
- the secA gene encoding preprotein translocase subunit SecA has translation MANPLEKLLRAGEGRILRRLNQVVKAVGALEEDFEKLTDEELSNETTQLRERFEKGETLDQLMPEAFAAVREAAKRTLGMRAYDVQLMGGAALHMGNIAEMKTGEGKTLVATFPAYLNAIAGKGVHIITVNDFLASYQAELMGRVFRALGMKTGIIVSGQTPAVRREQYAADITYGTNNEFGFDYLRDNMAWRKEDLVQREHFFAIVDEVDSILIDEARTPLIISGPSSGEANRWFTEFAKIARTLEPGEDYEVDEKKRTIGVLEPGIEKVEDYLGIENLYESANTPLISFLNNSIKALALFKKNTDYVVMNDEVMIVDEHTGRILVGRRYNEGIHQAIEAKESVPVKAENQTLATVTLQNYFRLYDKLAGMTGTAETEAAEFMSTYKLGVVQIPTNRPMIRKDNADLVYKNETAKFAQVVEDIVERHETGQPVLVGTVSVEKSEYLSRLLAKKGIKHEVLNAKNHAREAEIVARAGRLGAVTVATNMAGRGTDIMLGGNAEFLAVQELKSKGLDPAETPEEYEAAWDETYESMKGVVAEESTKVTDAGGLYVLGTERHESRRIDNQLRGRSGRQGDPGESRFYLSLTDDLMRLFQSGAAEAILARTNFPDDVPIESGLVSRAIRSAQSQVESRNAEMRKNVLKYDDVLNRQREAIYADRRHILQGDDIAGRVQHFIEDAITGVVADHTGSGHNESWDFDALWTELKTLYPVSVTIDEVVAEASGRKGGIDAEGLTRELLSDAKIAYETRESTLGEAATRELERRVVLQVLDRRWRDHLYEMDYLKDGIGLRAMAQRDPLIEYQREGFAMFQSMMGQIKEESVGYLYNLEVEVRRAGDSDTTEVEAKGLATDGGEQRLEYSAPNDAGEVEVRNDRGQVQQSATDRLRQAAATAAASEGDAPAAPAQGARGAFGQRTDAPDPAPGNREQRRAQGKKKK, from the coding sequence GTGGCGAATCCTCTTGAGAAGCTGCTGCGCGCGGGCGAGGGTCGCATCCTTCGACGCCTGAATCAGGTCGTGAAGGCCGTCGGCGCGCTGGAGGAGGACTTCGAGAAACTCACGGATGAGGAGCTCTCGAACGAGACCACCCAGTTGCGGGAGCGGTTCGAGAAGGGCGAGACCCTCGATCAGTTGATGCCGGAGGCCTTCGCCGCCGTCCGCGAAGCCGCCAAGCGCACGCTCGGCATGCGCGCGTACGACGTGCAGCTGATGGGTGGCGCGGCCCTGCACATGGGCAACATCGCCGAGATGAAGACCGGTGAGGGAAAGACGCTCGTCGCGACGTTCCCGGCCTATCTGAATGCGATCGCCGGCAAGGGCGTTCACATCATCACGGTCAACGACTTCCTCGCCTCCTACCAGGCCGAACTCATGGGGCGCGTGTTCCGCGCTCTCGGCATGAAGACCGGCATCATCGTCTCGGGGCAGACGCCCGCTGTGCGACGCGAGCAGTACGCCGCCGACATCACCTATGGAACGAACAACGAGTTCGGCTTCGACTACCTGCGCGACAACATGGCGTGGCGCAAGGAAGATCTCGTGCAGCGCGAGCACTTCTTCGCGATCGTCGACGAGGTCGACTCGATCCTGATCGACGAGGCGCGCACGCCGCTCATCATCTCCGGCCCGTCCTCCGGCGAGGCGAACCGCTGGTTCACCGAATTCGCCAAGATCGCTCGCACACTGGAGCCCGGCGAGGACTACGAGGTCGACGAGAAGAAGCGGACGATCGGTGTGCTCGAACCCGGCATCGAGAAAGTCGAGGACTACCTCGGCATCGAGAACCTGTACGAGTCGGCGAACACACCGCTCATCTCGTTCCTGAACAACTCGATCAAGGCGCTCGCCCTGTTCAAGAAGAACACCGACTACGTCGTGATGAACGACGAGGTCATGATCGTCGACGAGCACACCGGTCGCATCCTGGTGGGTCGTCGCTACAACGAGGGCATCCACCAGGCGATCGAGGCGAAGGAGTCGGTGCCGGTCAAGGCCGAGAACCAGACTCTCGCGACCGTCACGCTGCAGAACTACTTCCGCCTGTACGACAAGCTCGCCGGCATGACCGGTACGGCCGAGACCGAGGCCGCGGAGTTCATGTCGACGTACAAGCTCGGCGTGGTGCAGATCCCCACGAACCGCCCGATGATCCGCAAGGACAACGCCGATCTCGTCTACAAGAACGAGACGGCGAAGTTCGCGCAGGTCGTGGAGGACATCGTCGAGCGCCACGAGACCGGTCAGCCGGTGCTGGTCGGCACTGTCAGCGTCGAGAAGAGCGAATACCTCTCCCGGCTGCTGGCGAAGAAGGGCATCAAGCACGAGGTCCTGAACGCGAAGAACCATGCTCGGGAAGCGGAGATCGTCGCGCGGGCGGGCCGACTCGGCGCCGTCACGGTCGCCACCAACATGGCCGGTCGCGGCACCGACATCATGCTCGGCGGCAACGCTGAGTTCCTCGCCGTGCAGGAACTCAAGAGCAAGGGCCTCGACCCGGCGGAGACTCCGGAGGAGTACGAAGCCGCCTGGGACGAGACATACGAGTCGATGAAGGGTGTCGTCGCCGAGGAGAGCACCAAGGTCACCGACGCCGGCGGCCTCTACGTGCTCGGTACAGAGCGTCACGAATCGCGGCGCATCGACAACCAGCTGCGCGGACGCTCCGGACGTCAGGGCGACCCAGGTGAGAGCCGGTTCTACCTCAGCCTCACCGACGACCTCATGCGACTGTTCCAGTCGGGTGCTGCCGAGGCGATCCTTGCGCGTACCAACTTCCCCGACGATGTTCCGATCGAATCCGGACTCGTCTCACGCGCCATCCGCAGCGCGCAGTCGCAGGTCGAGTCGCGCAACGCCGAGATGCGCAAGAACGTCCTCAAGTACGACGACGTCCTCAACCGTCAGCGCGAGGCGATCTACGCCGACCGCCGCCACATCCTGCAGGGCGACGACATCGCCGGCCGGGTGCAGCACTTCATCGAGGATGCCATCACCGGCGTCGTCGCGGATCACACCGGCTCCGGCCACAACGAGAGCTGGGACTTCGACGCTCTGTGGACCGAGCTGAAGACGCTGTACCCCGTCAGCGTCACGATCGATGAGGTCGTCGCCGAGGCCAGCGGCCGCAAGGGCGGCATCGACGCAGAGGGACTGACACGCGAGCTGCTCTCCGACGCCAAGATCGCCTACGAGACGCGTGAGAGCACGCTCGGAGAGGCCGCCACACGCGAGCTGGAGCGCCGAGTCGTTCTGCAGGTGCTCGATCGTCGCTGGCGCGATCACCTCTATGAGATGGACTACCTCAAGGACGGCATCGGCCTGCGGGCGATGGCGCAGCGCGACCCGCTGATCGAGTATCAGCGCGAGGGCTTCGCGATGTTCCAGTCGATGATGGGCCAGATCAAGGAGGAGTCGGTCGGCTACCTCTACAACCTCGAGGTCGAGGTGCGCCGCGCCGGTGACTCCGACACCACAGAGGTCGAGGCCAAGGGCCTCGCCACGGACGGCGGAGAGCAGCGGCTGGAGTACTCCGCGCCCAACGACGCGGGTGAAGTCGAAGTCCGCAACGATCGTGGTCAGGTGCAGCAGTCCGCGACGGACCGCCTCCGCCAGGCCGCCGCCACAGCCGCGGCATCCGAGGGCGATGCACCTGCCGCACCCGCGCAGGGCGCGCGCGGTGCTTTCGGGCAGCGGACGGATGCTCCGGATCCCGCACCGGGCAACCGCGAGCAGCGACGTGCGCAGGGCAAGAAGAAGAAGTGA
- a CDS encoding PadR family transcriptional regulator — MSVRQSLLAILDQGPCYGYQLRSEFDRRTGSTWPLNVGQIYNTLERLERDGLVGRGFTDEKGHVYWQITDAGSAEVASWLSSPVVRSGATRDELAIKLAVAATLPGVDVAAVIQAQRRASLEQMQSLQRAQYTGADPHGPQQLAWSLVVDSMIFAAEAEVRWLDHTEQRLTRHSRHTMGLELATEHPKKGRPTLSRRDDPVATAER, encoded by the coding sequence ATGTCGGTACGTCAGAGCCTGCTCGCCATTCTCGATCAGGGTCCCTGCTACGGCTATCAGCTGCGCAGCGAGTTCGATCGCCGCACCGGCTCGACGTGGCCGCTGAATGTCGGCCAGATCTACAACACGCTCGAGCGGCTCGAACGCGATGGCCTGGTGGGACGCGGCTTCACCGACGAGAAGGGTCACGTGTACTGGCAGATCACGGATGCGGGATCCGCCGAGGTGGCCTCGTGGCTCTCGTCCCCCGTCGTGCGCAGCGGTGCGACCCGCGACGAGCTCGCGATCAAGCTCGCGGTCGCTGCGACACTGCCCGGCGTCGACGTCGCAGCCGTCATCCAGGCGCAGCGGAGGGCGTCGCTGGAGCAGATGCAGTCCCTGCAGCGCGCGCAGTACACGGGCGCCGACCCTCACGGGCCACAGCAGCTCGCCTGGTCGCTCGTCGTGGATTCGATGATCTTCGCGGCCGAGGCCGAGGTGCGCTGGCTCGACCACACCGAACAACGGCTCACGCGGCACTCGCGCCATACCATGGGTCTCGAGCTCGCGACCGAGCATCCCAAGAAGGGGCGCCCGACGCTGTCACGGCGCGATGACCCGGTCGCGACTGCGGAGAGGTGA
- a CDS encoding coiled-coil domain-containing protein, which translates to MAGFWGKRKREEQAAQAAQDADLARKAEQALVAADERIRTAGDELAFAEAELGLSLTKDLTAALDAVRTHLREAFQLHQLNHDEIPDTDEELRTRDARIVQLCEWAEDLLDEKTSALAESIAKVRRAPQVREKVRSDAERLSARLPQAREIVERLATRYADSALNQIHNSADEAEQLIAFATHGADVAERRRAAKQNEEANLALETATEAIRRVGALLDAVEDFEIEALRAESTLAEVVADSRGDIIAARNAPKVPAVTEATTELEKALESLAPSGSRNDPFAELTRLRTANTALDDAIAKAQYRIQNPLPSIAQVQHSLDDADRQLGVARGLISGHRGWIGADARTRFAEAERLRIDIPELMADEDTREQALSGARRVAQLAAEALQLAQRDIDSARPQQQQQDWGGGWGGGRRGGGGDVMGGIMGGLVIGSILDGIFD; encoded by the coding sequence ATGGCCGGATTCTGGGGTAAGCGCAAGCGCGAAGAACAGGCTGCGCAAGCAGCACAGGACGCCGATCTCGCTCGCAAGGCGGAACAGGCGCTGGTCGCCGCGGACGAGCGCATCCGCACCGCCGGCGACGAGCTCGCCTTCGCCGAGGCGGAGCTGGGACTGTCGCTCACGAAGGATCTGACGGCAGCGCTGGATGCAGTGCGCACGCACCTGCGCGAGGCATTCCAGTTGCATCAGCTCAACCACGACGAGATCCCCGACACTGATGAGGAACTCCGAACGCGCGACGCGCGGATCGTGCAGTTGTGCGAGTGGGCCGAGGACCTGCTGGATGAGAAGACCTCAGCGTTGGCCGAGTCCATCGCGAAGGTGCGCCGCGCGCCGCAGGTGCGTGAGAAGGTGCGCTCGGACGCGGAGAGGCTTTCCGCACGCCTCCCGCAGGCCCGCGAGATCGTCGAACGTCTCGCAACGCGGTACGCGGACAGTGCGCTGAACCAGATCCACAACAGCGCTGACGAGGCCGAGCAGCTCATCGCCTTCGCCACGCACGGCGCCGACGTCGCAGAACGACGTCGCGCCGCGAAGCAGAATGAAGAGGCGAACCTCGCCTTGGAGACCGCGACCGAGGCCATCCGCCGTGTCGGCGCTCTGCTCGACGCGGTCGAGGACTTCGAGATCGAGGCGCTGCGTGCAGAATCCACCCTCGCCGAGGTCGTCGCCGACTCGCGCGGCGACATCATCGCCGCACGCAATGCGCCCAAGGTCCCCGCCGTCACCGAAGCGACCACTGAACTCGAGAAGGCCCTGGAGTCACTGGCGCCATCCGGATCGCGCAACGACCCGTTCGCCGAGTTGACACGGCTGCGAACGGCCAACACCGCACTCGACGATGCGATCGCCAAGGCGCAGTACCGCATCCAGAATCCGCTGCCGAGCATCGCCCAGGTGCAGCACTCCCTCGACGACGCCGATCGTCAGCTCGGCGTCGCACGCGGACTCATCTCCGGGCATCGCGGCTGGATCGGCGCGGATGCACGCACCCGCTTCGCGGAGGCGGAGCGGCTGCGCATCGACATCCCAGAACTCATGGCCGACGAAGACACGCGCGAGCAGGCACTCTCCGGCGCCCGTCGCGTCGCTCAGCTGGCAGCCGAGGCCCTGCAGCTCGCGCAACGCGACATCGACTCCGCCAGGCCGCAGCAGCAACAGCAGGACTGGGGTGGCGGCTGGGGAGGCGGACGCCGCGGCGGAGGCGGCGACGTCATGGGCGGCATCATGGGCGGCCTCGTCATCGGCAGCATCCTGGACGGCATCTTCGACTGA
- the hpf gene encoding ribosome hibernation-promoting factor, HPF/YfiA family — protein METSIVGVGVGITDRFRTVVEEKIARVQPLAAKAQRLDVKVTHRAYRGGRVPDETVELTLVGKGPVVRAEAVDGDKFVALDLAVDKMSEQLRRAKEKRVDGRQHPRGAHFEKGSGALEGIDVEPASADVLHAVATGAIPVQNDDEEAYSPVVIRTKNFDAEWMTVEEAVDRMELVGHDFFLFVDVRTDHPSVVYRRKGWDYGVISLTAQAPPSEALAS, from the coding sequence ATGGAAACAAGCATCGTTGGCGTCGGGGTGGGTATCACCGATCGCTTCCGGACCGTTGTCGAGGAGAAGATCGCCCGCGTTCAGCCGCTCGCAGCGAAGGCGCAACGCCTGGATGTGAAAGTCACGCATCGCGCCTATCGAGGCGGGCGTGTTCCGGACGAGACCGTGGAGCTCACGCTGGTCGGCAAGGGACCGGTCGTTCGGGCGGAAGCCGTCGACGGCGACAAGTTCGTGGCCCTCGATCTCGCTGTCGACAAGATGTCGGAGCAGTTGCGGCGCGCCAAGGAGAAGCGCGTCGACGGGCGCCAGCATCCTCGCGGGGCCCACTTCGAGAAGGGCAGCGGCGCGCTCGAAGGGATCGACGTCGAGCCCGCATCGGCCGACGTGCTGCACGCCGTCGCCACGGGCGCCATTCCTGTTCAGAATGATGATGAGGAAGCGTACTCGCCTGTCGTCATCCGCACGAAGAACTTCGACGCGGAATGGATGACGGTCGAAGAGGCCGTGGATCGCATGGAACTCGTCGGACACGACTTCTTCCTGTTCGTCGACGTCCGCACCGATCACCCGAGCGTGGTCTACCGGCGCAAGGGCTGGGATTACGGAGTGATCTCACTGACCGCCCAGGCTCCGCCCAGCGAGGCGCTCGCTTCCTGA
- a CDS encoding ComF family protein, whose protein sequence is MPFAESWSSLVDELAAFALSGCCAGCDLLGTLLCDECGRALVAAPMRQKTPGGLPVTAALVYRAVTARCIRRLKEEGETLLSRPLGTALGTALEAAIADGAYGAERPLLVPVPTSTAAFRRRGYRVPELLIRRAGFASSRLLASVRSTADQRGLGALERGRNVSGSMRARHARDAREVLVIDDVVTTGATLDEAARALTTAGFRVRGAVALAATPRHSGFQANAS, encoded by the coding sequence ATGCCGTTCGCAGAGTCGTGGTCCTCGCTCGTCGATGAGCTCGCAGCCTTCGCGCTGTCCGGATGCTGCGCTGGCTGCGATCTGCTCGGCACCCTGCTCTGCGACGAATGCGGGCGAGCGCTGGTCGCAGCGCCGATGCGCCAGAAGACGCCAGGTGGACTGCCGGTCACCGCAGCGCTCGTGTATCGCGCAGTGACGGCGCGGTGCATCCGACGTCTGAAGGAAGAGGGCGAGACTCTGCTTTCGCGACCGTTGGGAACGGCACTGGGCACGGCCCTGGAAGCGGCCATCGCGGATGGAGCCTACGGCGCGGAGCGGCCGTTGCTGGTGCCCGTCCCGACGTCGACGGCCGCCTTCCGCCGCCGTGGGTATCGGGTGCCCGAGCTGCTGATCCGCCGCGCCGGCTTCGCGTCGAGCCGGCTTCTCGCCAGCGTCCGCTCGACAGCGGACCAGCGCGGACTCGGTGCGCTCGAGCGGGGGCGAAACGTGTCAGGGAGCATGCGCGCGCGACACGCCCGGGATGCGCGCGAAGTCCTCGTGATCGACGATGTCGTGACCACCGGCGCCACTCTCGACGAGGCCGCACGCGCTCTGACAACGGCGGGATTCCGCGTGCGCGGGGCGGTCGCGCTCGCTGCGACACCGCGGCATAGCGGATTCCAGGCAAACGCATCGTGA